The Kogia breviceps isolate mKogBre1 chromosome 19, mKogBre1 haplotype 1, whole genome shotgun sequence genome contains the following window.
agagaactGTGCAGAAATCTGTGGCAAGAGCCTTgcaggaaagggaagaggaagtgcaaaggccctgaggtgcagGATAGCTGGTGTATGGAAGAGCCAGgaggccagggtggctggagcagagggaagaagagggagagagtcGCTGAGCTGCCTGAGTCTAGAGGCTGTGGTAAGAACTCGGCTTCTTACTCTGTGAGAGATGGAAGTCACTGGAGGGTTCTGAGCGGAGGGAGGAGTGACATGGGCTGACATGTTTTAtcaggatcactctggctgctgggttgaaaatagactgtaaatgggaaagggaggaggagggaagaccaGCCAGGATGATCTGTAATAATGGAGGCAAGAGGTGGTAGTGACCTACACCAGgaatgctgtgtgttctccctctcctttcctctcccctcctccttctccccacatgtatgcatgtatgtaagtgtgtgtatatacagacacatatacacaatatTTTACTGTGGGAAGTCAAAGGTAGAGAGACTAGCACAATGTACCCCATCATACACTTACGTACTCATCTCTCAACCTCAACCATCATCAACTCATGGACGGTCTTGTTTCATCTACGTCCCCTTCCACTCTCCACTCCTAGTCTCCTGGATTATTTTGAACCTAACCCAAAACATCATGTCATTTCaccataaatatttcagcatgtcTAGATATATTTCCAAAGCAGAGCTAACAGGAATTGTGGATGGATCCGTTtgcagggtgagagggagatggaggagtCACGGGTGACTCCAGGGGTTTGGCCTGAGCAGCTGGAAGGATGGAGATGCCATTCGCTGAGATGCGCAGACTCGGCAGCTTACGGGGTGGGGAGGTCAGGAGTCCAATTGTGACATATACGTTGAAGATGCCCATTGGACATCCAAGTGGAGGTGTCAAGTAGGCAGCTGGACACATGAATTACCAACTGGGTCTGAGAGGAGTGACTGGGTGGACAGTGGGGCCTTTCAGTGAGCCAGGGACAGAGAACCAGTTTGAGGCAAGGTGGTGGGTTCATTTGATGGGTTGAGGTTGAGGTCCCTGGGTGATTTTGACATGGTAAGTTCCCTGGCAGGTGCTGAGGTGCCCAGACTTGGAATTCAGGGAAGGGGTCAGAGTTGGAAATAGGTATAGGTAGTAGTTCAGCCACTGGGGTGGCTTAGGGGGTGTCTGCAGACAAGAGAAAGAGGAGCAGGCAAGGCAGGGCCTTGAGTGACGGGATGGGGTCCCTGAGATCATGAGGGGTAGAGTGGTGAAGATAGGTCTTAACCCATGCTGAGGTCTGGGAAGAACCTGTTCTGCCTGGAGAAGCTCAGGGTCACTGCAGAGTGAAGGGTGCATTCTCTGGTGGAGCAAATGGAAAGTGAAACTTGGAGCAGTAGCGTCTATGCATAATCTGTTGGGTTTGCCTACTTTTCCGCTGTGTCCTCATCCAGGACCTAGCCCTGCGCGACGGACCCCAGGACAGGAGAGACAGGCTTCAGGGGTCTGTAGGCTTTCCTCTCTGCCACCGCCAGTGGCTTTTGGGGGTCCCTCTGCTCCAGTTAACTGTGAGCCCTCTAGATGCTCAGCAGTGCTGTCTCTgagtgtgaccttgagcatggCACAGCAAGCCAGTGTCCCCAGCAGGGCCAATCTCTGGAGCTAGACAAGCCAGGCTCAAATCCTAGACCATTGCTAGCTGCTGGCCTCAGTCAagagacttaacctctctgatcctcagtttgcTTAGCTGTGAAATGTACGTAACAGCTGTCCCTAGCCTGCGGGTTGTTCTGAGTAGACAAGGTGATGTATGTACATTCTGGCGTGTAGTTGGCACTTCTTCAGTGGTAGCTATTACAACCATGCTCTCTCCGGCCTCATCCTCCAGTCCTTCCCTCCACAAACCTGCCCTACCATTGCCCTGGAGGTGCCCCGCCCCCAGCTTCCCTTCCTCCCAGCATTGCATATACCAGTTTTGCCAACCTCCTTTCTTGTAAACTCCCATCCAGACCTTAAGACCCAGCTTTGGTGTTTCCTCCTCCAACCCATCCAAACCGAGCCATCCTGTCCTCTGTGCCTGTGAGAGGTTCCATCACACACTGTTATGTATGAGCTGATATGTCCAGCTCCCTGGGAGACTGTGAAAGACCCAGCTCTCCATCTCATAGGACTATCAGTGCCCTGCGTTTGGAGACATTTGTTGAATGCCTGGGTGTGAGTGCAGGTGGCCACTTGCAGTGGGCCTCCGGGATTGCTGTCTTCATGTGTCTGGTCTCTGCCCCTCTTCCCCGGTTTGCAGACCTGGACTTGGCTGTGCCAGAGACCGTCAGACTGGACAGCAGTTTACACAAGGCCCGAGCCCAACTACTGGCCAAGGGCCGGAGACACAGGCCCTCCCGCTCGAGGCTTCGGGACAGTGCCAGCTCTGCAGAGGATGGTGAAGGCTCCGATGGGCCCGGAGGCAAGGTTGGGGCAATCCACCCAATTGCACATACCTCACCCACCCTTCTTGCTCCTGGATAATCCCTCCAAACCACTCTTCCAGGGAAACCACACCCCTAGACTTCTGACATAATAAGGCTAACAAATATTAGCTGCAGTTCAATTCTGGCTCATCTCATCCTTTCAAGGAAGGTATTACCCCCATCTTCCAgacgaggaaattgaggctctgagaggttcactaacaaagtcacacagttagtaagtgaAGGAGGCGGGATCCAGCCCCAGCCTATGTGACCGGAAGTCCCGTTTCCCACGTCTCGCTGCCCAGCCACCTCTCGGCCCAAGGCACGAGGAAACCCTCCCTCCAGGCCCCGGAAGTACCTAGCAGCCCGGGCTCCCCTCCGTGAAAAGGGGAGGAGGGTTGGCGGTGAGCGGCTGCCCCTTCCCCAGGTGACCGATGGCTGCGGGAGCCCCCTGCACCGGCTGCGCTCGCCTCTGCACTCGGGCCCGGGGTCCCCAGCCGGGAGCTCCTTCTGCCTGGAGCCCCCGGGGTTGCGGCGCAGCCTGGACGAGGACGAGCCGCCGCCCTCGCCTCTCGCACGCTACCGGCCCCTGCACAACGCCGCCTCGCACGAGGGCCTGGCCGCCGCCTCCTGCTCGCCGCCGCGCTCCGCGCCCTCGTCCGACAGCTCGCCCAGCTTCGTGCGCCGCCATCCCCGCGCCGAGCCGCACAGCGAAGGTGAGCGGCGGCCGGCGCGGCGCCCCCTGCTGGCAAGCGGTCCCTTGGGCGCCGAAGTGCGTGGCGGGATCCGAGGGGCAGGGTGGCTGGGGAAGGTGGGGAATAAAGACCACGGTTCTTTCACTCATTTCCCGAGCGgcttaatatgtgccaggcactgctgggCACTGAGACACACAAAAGAGCAAGCAGATGCAGTTCTCGTCCTCACGGGGCTTACAGGTTCGAGGAGAAGCAATCAAATCATCCATTGATTAAACGTATAGCTACAAGGTGTATTAAGTGCTATGTGAGAAACAGtgcgcgggggcggggggagagcatATATCAGCGTGAAGGCATCCTGGGAGCAGTTGGGAGCATcctggaaggcttctctgaggaagtgacatgtgAACCAAGATTAGAAGGTTGGCTACAAGTTGGACAAGATAAAATTAACAGTAAAGAGTAGTAGTCCCTACTTTTTCAGAGTGGTTTATGGTTTGTATAAGGCTTTCATCAACATCCTACTAGGTCTCATGAAATAGGCAGTGTCATTATCCCCATATTTGAGATGCAGGAAGCTCAGAAGGTAGTGACTTGTCctaggtcacatagctagtgaaGGGCACCAGAGCCAGGTTGCCTGAATCTAAGTCGAGAGAATTCCTACCACCTCACTGGCAGCTGGAAGAGGCAGACAAGCCACCACACAggctatttccttccttctcttccacgAAAGATGACAGCCGAGATGCCAGCCCACCTGAGCCCGCCAGCCCTACCATTGGCCTGGATAAGAAGACTCGCCGAAAGTTCCTGGACCTGGGGTGAGTGGGAGAAGGGCCAAGAACAAAGGCTTGGAGGTGGGGTAGCATAGGGGGCAGCACTGTCCCACTCCCCCTTGCCCTCCCCACAGGGTCACCTTACGCCGAGCATCCACTAGCAAGAGCCGGAAGGAGAAGGGCAGCAACCGCCTGTCCATGGGCAGCAGGTAAGAGGTACCCACAGCCCCTCAGCCACAGCTTTTGCCCCCAGCTCCCTGTGGGCCCCAGCCCTTGCCTTGGTGCCCACACCCATGCAGGGCACTCTCTCCACAGGGAGTCAGTGGAGGGGTCCGGCAGGTCAGGGGGCTCCCCGTTCCTGCCCTtttcctggttcacagacagtGGCAAGGGCTCGGCGTGTTCTGGCAGCAACACCTCCCCGGCCTGCTCCCCTAAACACGAGCGCTTCAGCCCTAAGAAGTCAGCTTCTCAGGTGAGTCCGTGGCCTTCTGGCCCCCATACTGGCCCCCAGACTCAGGTGACATGAAGATACACTTCACCCTGGCTTGGGCTGGGATCCAGGCATTCCTGGAGTCTATCTGTCTGTCCATGGAGTCATTCAGTGATCCATTAATTCATCCAGTTTCTGAGTTCAGGCATTCACTCATTTACTTGTTTATATGCTGAGTGGTTCCTTCATTGATTAGTAGTTCATTGCTGCCTCCATGATCCCCTAGTACACACCCAGCCTGAGGGCTCCTCTATCCCTGCTAACTCTTCTGCCTGGCTCAGTTCTGGCCCCATGTCCTGTCTTAGGAGCTGGGCTACATGTATGGTGTGGTGATGCTTGGGGGAAGCAGAGATGAACAGGACCCCAACCGCACTAGTGCTCAGAAAGTTCACAATCCTGTGGGAGAAGTGAGACCGAGTAACAGAAGCAAGAATGAGCGTCTGTTTACGTTCACCAGGGCCCCCAGTCTACAGAGCTCCGAGTGCATGTTTTTGCTTTACTCTCACAAAGGCTCAGTGAAGTAGGGAAGGCACACACACTCCCCCCCATTGTACAGACGAGCAAATGCAAGCCCAGACTGAAGGGATCTGCTTACAGACTCAGTTGGATTTAGGTGCCAGGCTCTATGACCCCCAGCCCTGTGCTTGTTCTGTGATTCTGTTCCTTATGTGCAGCCGGGTCAGAGGAGATCAGAAAACTGGAAATTCAGGGGAGAAGGggtccctccctttcttccttttcccttgtgCTGGGCCCTGGTGAGCAGACACAGCGCAGGCCCTCACAGAGCTCACAATCCAGTGAGGACAAAGACATCTAACCAGGTTTTTACAGGTCAGGGTGCTAGAGGCCATGCTGGGGAGCACAAAGCAGAGACATTTGACCCAGCACCTGGGAATCCCAGTCAGCTGTCTAGAAAGCGACACCAGTCTGACCTCCTCCATTCCCACTAACTACTCTGCCTGGCTCAGTTCTAGCCCCACATCCTCCCAGAGGCCTCAGATCCGATGCCTCGCACGAGTCACCACGCCCTGTGTGCCCGCCTAGCTCCTGGTTCACGTACAAGGGCCCTGAGCAACTCCTGGTGCCCAGCCCTGGACTTCAGCTTCATCTGGATGGGGGTGGTGGGTCGGGGGTGGCTGCCTTGCGCTTGGAGGTGAGATCTCTCCTCAGCAGCATGCCCCCCTCCTGTCTAGGAATCCACTCTGAGTGATGACTCCACACCCCCCAGCAGCAGCCCCAAGATTCCAAGTGGTCCCCGGCAGGCAGCCAAGTGTTCCTACCCCTACCACACACTGTCCCAGTCTTCGGATGAGGTAAGCAGGCCCTGACGTCTGACGCAGCCAGGTGTGCGGGGCCACAGGCCACGCCTTCCCCCCTCACGCTCCTTTGCTCCTTTGCTCCTTCACTCCTTCGTCTCTGCCCCAGTTTCTGGATGAACCTCTCCCCACCATCTACCACTGGACCAGTCAGCAGGTGGGCCAGTGGCTGCACAGCCTCAACCTGGAGCAGTATGCCGCCGAGTTTGCTGCAAGGCAGGTGGATGGGCCGCAGCTACTGCAGCTGGATGGAAGCAAACTGAAGGTGGGTCAGAGTAGAAGGGCCCCGACCCAGCCAGAGCCTGAGGCAACCTTCGAGAATTAGGATCCCCTCATCTGGACCTTTACACTCCCTTTAAGATCACTGCCCTGGCCTCTGAGCTCTAGGCAAGATCCTCGGCCTGATCGTTGCTCTCTAGCATGGGTTCCCAGTCTGACTCCGGCCCAATTCCTCAGTCTGACCTTCAAGCTCCAGCCCAAGTCTCCAGGTTGACCTCTGACCTTGCGGACTATCCTATCATCTGACTCCTGACTCTAATCAGTCTCCCCCGGTCATCTCATCTGATTCTTGGAGTCTTAGTCTCCAAGACTGAGAATCTTGGAGGCTGGTGGTTGTGGGAGGGAACCAGTCGGGGAGGAGGGGGTCGGCAGGGGGTGTCTCTGTACTGGGGGTTTCTGACCTGTTGTACACCCTCTGCTGAGCTGCTTGGGGAAGCAGTGGTGCCAAGAGTCCCCCAGGAAGTCTCTGGAATGGAGAGGGAACTCAGctactgactagctgtgtgaccttggacatttTGCTCcccgtctctgggcctcagggggTCAGGCAGGGTCATGCCAAGGTTGAAATCCTGAGTGGAGGAATGGAAGCCAAGgatcggggtggggagggggcaaagGCCCTGAAACCCTCTACCCTCATCTCTCCCAATCACTCCCATTCCAAATTCTTGCCCTGAGGGTTCTGATCCATCAGCTAGTCTGGGAGGTGGAGGCTGAGGGCTGGCAGAGCCCCAGAGAGAGTACACCCGGGGCACAGAGAAGCCGGGGCTTGGGTTGGCCAGGCCTGGGTGGCTCCGGGGCTCTTCCCCTCACCCTCGGATTCCTCCCCCAGAGCCTGGGGCTCAGCAACTCACATGACCGGGCGCTAGTGAAGCGGAAGCTGAAGGAGCTGGCAGCGGCCGCGGAGAAGGAGCGCAAGGCCCGGGAGAAGGCTGCACGGCAGCGTGAGAAGCTCCGGCGCAGGGAGCAGGCGGCCAAGAGGAGCTAGGGAGACGGGCGGGCAGGCACTGGCAGCTGGCACCCGGGCCAGTGGGGCCTGGGCACCAGGCTTGGGCTGGCCTGGCCCCATGCTCTCAGGAGGAACAGCCCTCTCACCCTGTCTTCTGTCTGGACCGATTCCTCAGAAAGGGAGACCCCAGGGGGAGGACCCAGTAATAAATCCCATTTCAAGGACTCGTCTGGCACAGAGTTCCTGGGGGAAGTGGCAGATTATGGGCAGAGAAGCCAGGGCTGAAGCAAGTCTGGGAGCCCAGAAGTGCCTGAGTCATTCTGACCCTCTGCCCTCAGGCCATGGTGGTCCTGGGACCAGCAGTGAATTAGGAGGCCTGCTTACCTTCCAGAAGCcctgggctcagagaggtgggcTGGGCACCTACCTCTGCAGGAGCAGGTAGATAAAGCAGTTCCTTTCCAGCTCTCCCAGGTGACTGTGTGTCAGGAGAGCTCTGCTCTGCTCCGCAGGGAGGCTGGTGGCCCTGCAGCAAGCTGCATGCAAGGTAGGCTCCCAGTCCTgcgctcctcaacaggagagcgGAGAAAGCAGCGTGATTATCCCACATCATCTTCGCAAGGACTTcaggagaaagaagggaggaggcAAAGCTCCTCCTTTTCCCTGTCCCTGTGCTGTGGGTCTCGGTGGTGGCGAGATAACGCCCTTACAGGTCTGCCCCTCCTGAGGCCCGTTCAAAGCCTGGTCTTCGAccccctctcctctgctccctcAGAGGCCACCTGGGCCCTCCCTGAGGACACAGCAAACTTGGGAGCTGGTGGCCACAGAAGACACCCCCCACCAGTGCCTAGATGGTCCTGAACTGGTGAATCCTCATCCCAGCCAAGCAGAGAGGCAAAATCCGGGAGGTCCCCCGGAAGCTGCTAAATTGGAAAGGTTCATCAGTCATCCCCCATCTGCCCGGGTCCCTAGCGAGGCCTCAGTGGGTTCCAGAACTGGCAGATGGCGCGGGTTCCGGTTCCTGGGCCACGTGTAGGGGTGGGGCCAGCtccctgggtgggggtggagtCTACCCCAGCAGCCCAGAGCAAGCCATCTGCCCTTGTAGGGAGGGAGCGTGCAGGTATGGTGCTGGCCAGCGGCTAGCCCAGCTTCTGGGGCACTGGCCGGAGTGAACAATGAGGCCAGGGGCCTCTGATTAGagacctccctccacctcctcccatcCGCCTGGAGCGGCCGGACAGGACCCGATGCATGCCTACTCCCCTTGTTCCAGCCCAAGCGCTGTGGCCTGAGGGCTACCTCTATTTCTGGGTCTCAgtcctttcctcctctctgctATCTGTGCCGGGAGAGGGGCTTCAGAGAGGGGACTGAGATATGGGGGCATCAGTACCATCTGGGCCCAGAGGAGGGGCCAGTGGGGCAGGTGAAAAGTTCCCAGGTCCTTGAAGCCATCAGGAGTTATCTGGGTGCCCACCTGCATGTGAAGGGGGAGGCAGTACTCCGTTTATTTCAATAAACACTTATGATGTGCCAGTGACCTTTCTGTCTGCCccagctgggggctgggctgggccccaAACGTGGGAGGCCACAGTTCTGTCCCTGGGTGCTGCACTGTCAAGTGCTCTGAATGGACAGCTGTGGCCGCTGTTATACTAGGCACACACTGAACCATGTCCTGAGCTGGGATCAGGTGTCCCGAGCGCGTCACGTGTTGGTCACAGGGGCTGCAGTCTGTATGCGTTTATACGTGAGTATCTCCCTCCCCCAGGAAAGCAGCGGGGCTGCAGTCTCATTCGATCTCCTCTTTACTGTGGATGTCACTGTCACCATCTCAGACAGTGGGAGGAGCACACAGCTTTAACCCCCTGTGTGCTAAGGGAAAGGGTGGGGGCGTTTAGGGCTATAAAACTAGCTATGTACACAGAACATTCTAGGGAGAAAGCCACCCCAAGCACACGCGGGCACAGTGGGAATTGGGGTCTGGAGCTCAGTGGGGGACTGTGTATGGCAGGCAGGTGTACGCACGTGAGGACATGCAGGGGAAGGGCTCGGGAGGTGGCAGAAACATTGCTGGGGCCACCTGCAGGCTTCAAGCAGCTTGGTTGGATGGCCAACCTCTGGGTCCTCCCAGGTTCCTCGGCTTTAGGGGTGAGCCCCAGGTGAGAAACCCCTCCCTCCTAACTTTGACCTTAAACTCAGAGTGGAGAAGAGACTGTAGGACCAGGTCCCCAACCAAGGGTCCCCTCCCACTACGACAGATGTGGCGGGTACCTGGCCCCTTCCTAACACTGACACCCGACCAGGGCCAGGCTACCGGCATGGGCCAAGGGAATAAGGCAAGCAGGGGTGTCCACTTGGAAGGCCAGGGCTGTGGAAGGCAGTGAGGGGGACCTAGGACCCCCAGCAGAGAAGTGGCAGCTTTGGGCTCAGAGAGGAAGAATGCCATGGAAACGTATCTCTGGGACACCCTATCAGGGTGGAGACATCCCCCAATCCTCAGGCATTGCCCACAGAGACTGGAACCAGGGAGATCACCTAGGAGTCTCCATAGGGACAGAGATTGGCACTTAGGGGCCACCACAGACCGGTCACCGCAGTGATTTCCACAGAGACAAGAAGCTGGTCATCAGGGAGAGCCTCCCCCAacctggggtggggacagggagggtCACCATGGTGGCCGGATCCAGAGACAGCAGTCCATCCTCTTGGGTGCAGATGAGTGGGGTGGCCTCTAGCTGACACGGTATGTGGACGTGTTCTTAGGCTCCGTGCTGGGCACACACCAATCACCGGCCTCCTGGATGGTCTGGTAGTGGCGCCAGGCTGACTTGTTGTAGACGGGCAGGCGTTCCACCGAGTCCGTGGACAGGGCCTGGAGGGCATCAGGGTCAGcctctcctgcttccctgcaccgtGCCCACTCCTCGGCAGACCAGCCTCGCCCCAGTACGCTCTGGTGGCCACTGACTGTGGCCCACATGATAGCCCAGCCAAGTGCCAGACACTGGCTGAGATGACTAACCCAGAAAGACCCATGAAAGGGTCTGTCCCTTCTGTGGCTTGCTCCTGCCCATTCAAGAAGGCTGTTCACTTAAAGGTCAGGGAGGGACAGGAAGGAGCCTAGGCTCTGTAACCCTGAACAAGGTCAccagctctgggcctcagtctccccctgAGCTGAATCAGGAGTTCTCTGTGGCCCCCCACTTTCCTtctgagtctagcaagtcacgGGTTCCCAGAACAGGTCTTACTCATGCAAACCACAGACTCCCTGAAATTGCCTGCCAGCTTAGGAGTGCCTGGTGGCTGGGAACTATAGCTTTGCTCAGATTCTCAGTCTGGAATCAGGAAAAGATTGGAGGGACGGAAAAGAAACCTAATAACAGGCCTGACCTATCAGCAAACTCCCCGAGCCAGACTCTGCAGGCAGGGGCCCTCACCTTGAGATAGATGACAGCGTCAGTCCCAAAGCCCTCCATGGAGAAGAGCTGCAGGTCCCCCTGGAAGTACTTGGCATAGAGGCGGGAAATGGGGAGCCCATACCCGAAGCCAGCCTGCAAGGGGGTGAGAAGGGAGCGTGATGAGACACCGGCCGCGGGCTTCCTGGAACTGCAGGGACCCAATGTACTGAGTGAGGAGGGCCAAGCTGGGGTCGTGCAGGGGGACTCCCAGaactggggtggggaagggacatGAGAAAGGGACAGCTCTGAGGCAAGATGGGGACCGTGGGATAAAGGAAATCGGTCTGGCAGACAGAGGAAGGCTGCGGAGcatggggcggggggggagcagtaagcagggcagggagaggggctcGGGATGCGTAGCCAGGGGTCTGGGCAGGTCACAGGGcacctctgtgtctcagtttcccacAGCCAGCTCCTCCTACTCTGCTGGGAATGGACAGCGAGGTGTTGGTAAGCTGAACAACTCCAAGAGAGAGGTAGTTACTTGtgcagagagagaggggaagggagagctgAGAAACAGTgacagacagacacccacagataggtaggtaggtacaggctggggagagacaggaggggcagggaggcccaGACTCAGACTCACACACGGCCACACAAGGACAGAGGGACCGTGGCGGGTAGGGAAGCGAGAGATGGGCAAGAGTGACAATTGGATAAGAAGAGACCAGAAGGCCAACAGACATTCTTCAGGAGGCCAGTGGGGGGAACCAGAGTGAAGCCATCTCACCAACGGGGTTCCCCCGGTGCCAGGCTGAGGTGTGGGGGCCGTG
Protein-coding sequences here:
- the SAMD14 gene encoding sterile alpha motif domain-containing protein 14 isoform X1; its protein translation is MSSSLGDCERPSSPSHRTISALRLETFVECLGVSAGGHLQWASGIAVFMCLVSAPLPRFADLDLAVPETVRLDSSLHKARAQLLAKGRRHRPSRSRLRDSASSAEDGEGSDGPGGKVTDGCGSPLHRLRSPLHSGPGSPAGSSFCLEPPGLRRSLDEDEPPPSPLARYRPLHNAASHEGLAAASCSPPRSAPSSDSSPSFVRRHPRAEPHSEDDSRDASPPEPASPTIGLDKKTRRKFLDLGVTLRRASTSKSRKEKGSNRLSMGSRESVEGSGRSGGSPFLPFSWFTDSGKGSACSGSNTSPACSPKHERFSPKKSASQESTLSDDSTPPSSSPKIPSGPRQAAKCSYPYHTLSQSSDEFLDEPLPTIYHWTSQQVGQWLHSLNLEQYAAEFAARQVDGPQLLQLDGSKLKSLGLSNSHDRALVKRKLKELAAAAEKERKAREKAARQREKLRRREQAAKRS
- the SAMD14 gene encoding sterile alpha motif domain-containing protein 14 isoform X2, whose product is MASSKLREPADEVFDLDLAVPETVRLDSSLHKARAQLLAKGRRHRPSRSRLRDSASSAEDGEGSDGPGGKVTDGCGSPLHRLRSPLHSGPGSPAGSSFCLEPPGLRRSLDEDEPPPSPLARYRPLHNAASHEGLAAASCSPPRSAPSSDSSPSFVRRHPRAEPHSEDDSRDASPPEPASPTIGLDKKTRRKFLDLGVTLRRASTSKSRKEKGSNRLSMGSRESVEGSGRSGGSPFLPFSWFTDSGKGSACSGSNTSPACSPKHERFSPKKSASQESTLSDDSTPPSSSPKIPSGPRQAAKCSYPYHTLSQSSDEFLDEPLPTIYHWTSQQVGQWLHSLNLEQYAAEFAARQVDGPQLLQLDGSKLKSLGLSNSHDRALVKRKLKELAAAAEKERKAREKAARQREKLRRREQAAKRS